Below is a genomic region from Halococcus agarilyticus.
GATCCTGACGTCGCCCGCTGCCGCTATCTGCACCCCGCGATCGACAACACGGGGCGCACCATCGGTCTTCGTCCGCCCGAGCATCTATCCCCCCGTGGCCACTCGTGTCGAGCGATGCCCGTCGACGAATCCGACCTCGACTGGAGCCCGATCGGCCCCGACGACACCGGCTTCCGGCGCAAACAGCTCGGCGACGCCGACGGTGGCGACCAGTTGGGCTGTAGTCTCTACGAACTCCCCGCCGGCGAGCGCTCGTGGCCGTACCACTACCACACGAAAAACGAGGAAGCGATGTACGTTCTCGCCGGCTCCGGCCTCCTGCACCTCGACGACGAGGAGCACTCCCTTTCCGCCGGCACGTACGTCGCGCTCCCGACCGGCGAGGAACACGCCCACCGCATCGTCAACGACGGCGACGAGACGCTCCGCTACCTCGTGATCTCGACGATGGACGAGCCCGACGTGGTGGGGTATCCCGACGCGGGCGCGGTCGGGGTGTACGCCGGCTCGCCGCCCGGCGGCGACGAGGACGACCGCGAACTCTCTGGATTTTTCGACCCCGAGGACCGACTCGACTTCTGGACCGACGTGGCCGATGCGGGAGCGGACGGCTCGGGCGAGCCGGACGGGTCGGATGGGTCATCGGCGTCGGAAGGATCGACGGAGTGACTCGCGTGGCTTGCACCTGACGGCAGTAGCTATAGCCCGTCGCCGCTCTTCGAGATGGATGTCATGCTGGGGGACACTTCGGAGATCGACTCGGGGATGGACGTACTGGACAGCAACGGCGACGAGGTCGGAACGGTCGCCACCGTCGACGACGACACGGCCTACGTCGACCTCGATCCGGGCCTGACCGACGAGGTGAAATCGAGCCTCGGGTTCGGCGACACCGACGACGACACCTACGCGCTCCGTGACGAGATGGTCGACACCGTCGACGACGACGGCATCCACCTCCACGGCGACCACTGACCGACGACCACCGCGAATCCACGCTCTCGTTGCCGAAAGCCGCCCGCGGACCGCCGCAACGACCGATGTCGTTTTTCGTGGCCCGCCCGTGCTCGTGATATGAGCAGCGCCGACCGATCCGCGCGGCCGCGGCTGGTTTACGACGACGACTGTGGGTTCTGCACGTGGTGGGCCGAGTGGGCCGTGCTGAACGGCGAGTTCGAGCCGCGGGGCTTCTCGGAACTCACCGACGCCGAGCGCGACCGCCTCCCCGACGACTGGGAGGAGTGTGTCCACCTCCTCGCCGACGGCACCGTGTACTCCTGCGGAGCGGCCACCGAGGAGGTCCTGGCGCGCATCGGTACGGTCCCCCCCGCAATCCTCGGCTTCTTGAACGGGTTTTCCGACTACGAGGGGCTCCGCGAGAGGCTCTACCGAGCGGCGGCCGACCGGCGGGACCTGTTGGGGAAGGTCGTCAGCGCCGAACCGCCGGTCGAACGCAGACGCGAGTAGTTCCAGTCCGTTGTCGGCTCGTGTCGGTGCTATTCGAACGCCGGGATCCCGGTCAGGTCGTGGCCGAGGATCAGCGAGTGGATGTCGTGGGTCCCCTCGTAGGTGTAGACCGTCTCCATGTTGGCGAGGTGGCGCATCGGCGAGTAGTCGAGCGTGATCCCGTTGCCGCCGAGCATCTCGCGGGCCACTCGCGCCTGGTCGCGCGCCATGCTGACGTTGTTGTACTTCGCCATCGAGACCTGCTGGGGCCGGAGATCGCCGCGCTCTTTCAGCTCCGCGAGGCGGTGTGAGAGGAGCTGAGCGGTCGTGATCTGGGTGGCCATCTCGGCG
It encodes:
- a CDS encoding cupin domain-containing protein; the encoded protein is MPVDESDLDWSPIGPDDTGFRRKQLGDADGGDQLGCSLYELPAGERSWPYHYHTKNEEAMYVLAGSGLLHLDDEEHSLSAGTYVALPTGEEHAHRIVNDGDETLRYLVISTMDEPDVVGYPDAGAVGVYAGSPPGGDEDDRELSGFFDPEDRLDFWTDVADAGADGSGEPDGSDGSSASEGSTE
- a CDS encoding DCC1-like thiol-disulfide oxidoreductase family protein, with the translated sequence MSSADRSARPRLVYDDDCGFCTWWAEWAVLNGEFEPRGFSELTDAERDRLPDDWEECVHLLADGTVYSCGAATEEVLARIGTVPPAILGFLNGFSDYEGLRERLYRAAADRRDLLGKVVSAEPPVERRRE